Proteins encoded together in one Bactrocera neohumeralis isolate Rockhampton chromosome 4, APGP_CSIRO_Bneo_wtdbg2-racon-allhic-juicebox.fasta_v2, whole genome shotgun sequence window:
- the LOC126756822 gene encoding syntaxin-6, translating to MSLEDPFFVVKDEVFKALNKTRGLYLRWRELSDSSGSAEVEWTTTELRNSLRSIEWDLEDLEDTISIVEKNPNKFRIDNRELLSRRHFIDNTRDEVRQMKEKMSLNRNRDRDITAHQPLLDEHNHNEINHQNNQNGNSNYINNYNNSLNSNSHHNNHNQLQQQQQHHHNHNHHHHGISDKTYLVECTNGGIGSGGLLQQNSLISSAGSGVANTIAGTMAAAAQRHSGTKYSKLENTVDSPGHYASLDSPGHRYVGETVSVQQRMMQGQDEQLDMISDSIGTLKTVSRQIGVELDEQAVMLDDFGNEFDTTESKLDTTMKKVAKVLHMNNDKRQWAAIFILSALLLIVIILFIIL from the exons ATGTCTCTAGAAGATCCATTCTTCGTGGTGAAGGA CGAGGTATTCAAAGCATTAAATAAAACTCGCGGCCTATATTTGCGTTGGCGCGAGTTAAGCGATAGTAGCGGCAGCGCTGAAGTTGAATGGACTACAACCGAGTTAAGGAACTCATTGCGTAGCATTGAATGGGACTTGGAAGATTTGGAGGACACAAtta GTATAGTTGAAAAGAATCCGAATAAATTTCGCATTGATAATCGTGAGCTTTTGAGTCGCCGGCATTTCATCGACAATACACGCGATGAGGTCCGGCAGATGAAAGAGAAGATGAGCCTGAATCGGAACAGGGACAGAGATATAACGGCACATCAACCACTACTCGATGAACACAATCATAACGAAATTAATCATCAAAACAATCAGAACGGCAATAGTAATTACATTAACAACTATAACAACAGCCTAAATAGTAATAGTCATCACAATAATCATaatcaactacaacaacagcagcagcaccaCCATAATCATAATCATCATCATCACGGTATCAGTGATAAAACCTATTTGGTTGAGTGTACAAACGGTGGCATCGGCAGTGGTGGTCTCTTACAGCAGAACTCTTTGATCAGCAGCGCAGGCAGCGGTGTAGCCAATACAATTGCCGGCACAATGGCAGCAGCGGCACAACGACACAGCGGTACAAAGTACTCCAAATTGGAGAATACCGTGGATAGTCCGGGTCATTATGCATCGTTGGATAGTCCGGGGCATCGTTATGTGGGCGAAACGGTGTCAGTGCAGCAGCGCATGATGCAGGGGCAAGATGAACAGCTAGATATGATAAGTGATTCCATTGGAACGTTAAAGACTGTATCACGACAGATTGGCGTGGAGTTGGACGAGCAGGCTGT GATGCTCGATGATTTTGGTAATGAGTTCGATACAACGGAATCCAAATTGGATACAACAATGAAAAAAGTTGCCAAAGTATTGCACATGAATAATG ATAAA
- the LOC126756834 gene encoding uncharacterized protein LOC126756834, producing the protein MEDIANEPERRRNKWKTETIKCILEIWKEYLYKMVLEGKSAQIFEQMSTEMENFGYNFSSREISAKLSQLTNTYRIERRKIKNGPFVKSDWPFYKALDFLVGNSRVYQWDDLMEDIEDQEDEESSESDGAAQMEDGVIDLESEEGSVKVSTSNKIFKNPSLEMQVSSEESENETSPKQIPFVPNLQAGMSALQKSVNNLQNDKARIQNLTAAKLELIELQKASIKKEMEYRRAEFQQRTEEFQLRMKQMKEEHEWRMTDIRSKMEKEYL; encoded by the exons ATGGAAGATATAGCAAATGAACC TGAAAGGCGAAGAAACAAATGGAAAACGGAGACCATCAAATGCATTCTGGAAATATGGAAggaatatttatacaaaatggTACTCGAGGGAAAGTCCGCCCAGATATTTGAACAGATGTCTACCGAAATGGAAAATTTTGGTTACAATTTTAGTTCAAGAGAGATCAGCGCAAAGCTAAGCCaattaacaaatacatacaggattgaaagaaggaaaattaaaaatggccCATTTGTTAAGAGTGATTGGCCATTTTACAAAGCTTTAGATTTCTTGGTTGGCAATAGCAGAGTGTATCAATGGGATGACTTGATGGAAGATATTGAAg ATCAAGAGGATGAAGAATCGTCTGAAAGTGATGGTGCTGCACAAATGGaag ATGGTGTCATCGATCTTGAAAGTGAAGAAGGTTCTGTAAAAGTGTCCACATCTAATAAGATTTTTAAGAATCCTTCCTTAGAAATGCAAGTTTCTTCGGAAGAGAGTGAAAACGAAACTTCACCAAAACAAATTCCATTTGTACCCAATCTACAAGCTGGTATGTCTGCACTGCAGAAATCAGTAAACAATCTACAAAATGACAAAGCTAGGATACAAAATTTGACTGCGGCAAAATTGGAACTCATTGAATTGCAAAAGGCCagtattaaaaaagaaatggaaTATCGAAGGGCCGAATTCCAGCAAAGAACCGAAGAGTTTCAGCTTCGCATGAAGCAGATGAAGGAAGAACATGAATGGCGCATGACTGATATACGCTCTAAGATGGAAAAGGAATATTTATAG